The genome window CGAACTACGCGATTCACAGCTCTGAGTCGTCCCGAAGTCACACAGGTCCGACGGTCCGTCTCAGGGGACAAACGCAACGCCGAAGAGCGAGAGCACGAGCACGACCAGCGCGCCGGGGAGTCCGCCGAGGGCGACGATCACGAGCGCGATGGGCGTAACTGCGATCGAAAGGCCGAACAGGGCCTGGACCGCGAACAGCACCAGCAAGCCGACGACGGCGTTGACGAGCAGCGGCCTGACGGTCTCGAAGAGCGTCGATACGCCCATGATCGCGACGAGAACGAGGACCAGAAGCAGAATCTCGAGTCCGGTAGCCATAGTCGGTGGTTGACCGGCGAGGGTCAAAACCGTTCGGACAAGAACGAAACCCTTTATGATGTGCACGCAAAAGGGAGGGTACGGGATCGTGGGTTAGCCTGGTATACTTCGGGCCTTGGGTGCCCGTGACCGCGGTTCAAATCCGCGCGATCCCACTTACTTCGTCGCAAACAACACCGTGAGCCGCAGCTCGTGGTGGCGGGTACAACGCCGGTACTGGTGACCAGTCACGTTCGACCGGTGTCCCAGAGCAGCCACCAAACGAACGACTCGACGAGCTAAATCGTGACACGTGGCCTCCACGTTCGTGTAACGTTTATATGCCACGTCGTGGGCACCCTGTACGATGACGGCTACGACTACACCCATCACAGTGCCAACCGAATTCAGCTCTCCAGACGCCACCCTGGGCTCTCTGACCTGCCTCGGCACCGATGCCGTCGCCGTGACGGACCTGCAAGAACGGCTCGAGCGGGCCACGGTTCCCCTCCCTCCAACTCTCTCGTCGCTCATCGATAACGACCGCGTCCGGCACCCGGAGGCGAGCGATGTCGGCCGATAAGTTCGCCGACGCCGCGCCCATCGCCCTCGAGTCGACCGGCGACTGCCGGATCGATTGCTACGTCAGGGCGTCCGTCCCTGGTCCGCTCGTCGAGACGGTCGACGCCGTCGTCGGACGACTCGAGCGCCTGCGCGAGCGAGAACAGATCGCTGCCTACCGGGTTACCGACTGGCCACCCGAACATCATATCGGCGGCGATAGCGGGGTGGGGACGCGTGACGACCTCGTCACCGAGTTCGAACGCTGGGCCAGCCGCCACGGCCACTCGCTCGAGCCGGCGTTTCGCCGCCGCGAGCGACCCACCACGTACGGCTGGGGTGCCTGCGATTGGCGCGAGCAGGTCCGCGTGCCGCTGGTCGCGCTAGCGGTGTACGATGAGAGCGCAGATACCGACGAGGCGACGGACGATGACGCCATGAAGGGACTCCGAGCAGTCGTCCCGTATACCGAGCGGCCGGGGACGGCCGGGCAGCGAACCCACACCGTCCGGGAGTGGCTACGGCGAGCCGACCCGGAGGGCGACGCCGCATCGGCTCATCCAGGAGACCACGGCGAGGTCGTGCTTCTCGAGGGACGCCAGTAGTGGTGGCTCTCGAGTGACGATGATGCGCTCGAGAGTTGGACAGGGCGGTTGACGAGGCGAGCGGTTGCGTCGGTTGTTGTGAACGAAACGAGATCTTATATGTCGTCACAGCGTATCCTCGCTATCGCTACATGCCCTCTATACGGTCTGTGCTGACCGTCAGTGCCGTCGTCGTCTTCGTTCTCCTGGTCGGTTCGTTCGCTGCGATGCCGACCGCGGACGACGGTGCAGACGGTGAGCCACGAGCCGAAAACCTCACTCCGGGTCCGACTGGCGACGGCGTCACCGTTGCGGTCGTCGACACGGGAATCGACGACGGGCACGTCGGACTCGAGGGTCGCGTCGTCGACCGAATCGATCTAACCGACGACGGAGACGACGCCGACAGCGACGAGGCCGACGTGGGCGTCGACGAACACGGCCACGGCACTCACGTCGCTGGGATCGTCGCTGGAAGCGGGGAGGGTGAGGACGGTGACGCTGGCCTTGCACCCGGGGCAGCCCTCGTCGACGTCCGGGTGCTCAGCGAGGAGGGTGAGGGGGACGCCGACCGGATCGCCGACGGCATCGAGTACGCGGTCGACGAGGCAGGCGCAGACATCGTCGTGTTGAGCCTCAACGTCGACGGCGTCGACGACGAGCCGATCGACGCGAGCGTCGCTCACGCGACCGAACAGGGGACCGTCGTCGTCGCCTCGGCCGGCAACAGCGCCACTACGCGTTCGATCACGACTCCGGGAGCGACACCGGAGATGATCACCGTCGGCGCAACTGCAAAAGACGGCTCGGTCCTCGAGCACTCCTCGCGCGGGCCGACCGACGACGGTCACCTCAAGCCGGAACTCGTCGCACCGGGCGAAGACATCCCCGGCCCCGCTGTGGGGACGGGCGAGGAGTATACGACCCGAACGGGGACGAGCGTCGCCGCCCCACAGGTCGCCGCTACGGCCGCCCTGCTGCTCGAGACCGAGCCGTCGCTCTCACCACAAGAGATCGAGAGCCGACTCGCGAGCACCGCCCGGCCGCTCGAGGGGGCTGACGTCTACGCGGCTGGCGCTGGGAAACTCGACGTCGACCGGGCGCTCGAGCCGAATATCGTCGTCGACGAGGGGGTGATCGACTTCGGGCTCGTCGACGACGACGAGCCGGTGACGCAGACGGTGACCGTCGAGAACCACGACGATCAGGTACACGACCTCTCGCTCGAGGCCGACGTGACGAACCTCGACATCGAGATGGACGGAGGCGAAGTAGACGGAGACGGTGTGAGTGGAGGCGAAGTAGACGGAGACGGTGTGAGTGGAGGTGAAGTAGACGGAGACGGTGTGAGTGGAGACAAGGTGGACGAGGCCACTACGGATGGAGGTGACGCGGTGGCGAACGAGACGCTATCGGTGAACCGAAGCGAACTCACGCTCGAGCCCGGTGAGCGGGCAGCCGTCGAACTGACCGTCGATGCGGATGCCGACGCTGGCGTCCACTCGGGGGCGCTCGCGTATGCAGTCGACGGCGAACCGCGGACGGTCCCCGTCGGCTTCGTTCGCGGTGGCGAGGTGACCGTCGAGAAGCGACCGCTGTCGGCCGGCGACCGGGTCGACGGCGATCCGCTGTTTTTCTTCAGCGAGGACGGCACCCATTCGGGCATACAGGACTTCGAGGACGGCGAGACGTCGTTCGTCGGCGGCGGCGGGACCTACGTCCTCTGGTCGAAGGGGGTCGATCAGGAGACCGGCTCTATCGTGTTTCTCTCGGAGCGAGTCGACATCGACGGCGAGAAACGGGTCGTCCTGGACGAGTCGGAGACGATCCCGGTCGGCGTCGACGCCGAGCCGATCGTCGAGAAGTATGGACCGCTCGAGAACAACAGCGTCGTGGCGTCGATGAGCACTATGGCGGGAGACAGCACCCAGCGACTCTCCCGGACGCTGCTCGACGCCGACAACCGGACCGTTCGCGTCTCCGAAGACCCCGACAACGCGATCGCGACGACCTACCTGCTCACGCCCGACTCCGACGACGAACTCGAGACGGCGGACGTCTTTCAGCTCCATCACGAGACCTCGAGCGCCGAGTGGGCGTCCCCGGTCGAGATCTCCCCGTCCGACCTCGAGACGACGGCGTACCGAATCCACCGGCCAACCCAGGACCTGCCGCTCGAGGCACAGGATCGAACGACGACCCGGTTCGAGTGGAACGACCCCGCCCGCTACTGGTTCGAACTGGGCGACAGCGGCGATCAGCGAGTCCACCGGACGACGACCGGCGTCTCACATGACCGCGAACTTCGTGGTGACGGCTGGCGGGCGATCGTCGACGATCGTACTGCGGAGTCGACCGACGTCCTCGCCCACCCGCTGACTGCGGTCGTCGACTCGGTCGCGGTCGAAAACCACACGGTGACGATCGAGGGCGAGCCGCTCGCCGACGGTGCCGGAACGGAACTCTACGTGAGCGCAGAACACTCGCTGACGACCGCCGTCGGTGACGAGGTCGTCGATGTCGTCGAAAGCGACGAGCCGGAACTCCTCGCGCGAGACGTCCCGATCGATCACGACGAACCGCTCACGGTCGAACTCGCGGGCAACAACTCCGATGGATGGCTCTCGACGAATACAAAGGCGACAGTTACGATCGACGAGCCCAGGCCGGGCGAGCCGCTCGAGGCACCGCTCGTCAGAGACGTCGACGTCGACGCCGACGAGACGAACGCCGCAGGGCCGGGCGAGGTGACCGTCGCACTCGAGGTCGACGACCTCCGGTCGGTCTCGTCGCGGTCGGTCTGGTACGCCCCTGACGGGCCGGAGACCCCGCCCTGGGACGAGTCGACGGGCTGGGAACGTGCCGACACCGGTTACGAGGACGGCCGACTCACTGCCACGCTCGACGTGCCCGAGGACGCCGACACCGTGAGCCTCGCGGCCGAACTCGAGGCCGACGGCGACCGCGTCCGGACGATGACGGCCGACGCGTTCTACGCTGGCGAAGCACCGAACACGTCGACGCGAACGATTTCGGGTCAGCTGCTCACCCACGACGGAACACCCGCGGACAACGACACCGTCCTCGCGGCCCCCGTCGACGGCGACGACGCACCCACGATCGACCGAACCGACGAGGACGGAACCTTCGATCTCGA of Natrarchaeobaculum sulfurireducens contains these proteins:
- a CDS encoding pro-sigmaK processing inhibitor BofA family protein — protein: MATGLEILLLVLVLVAIMGVSTLFETVRPLLVNAVVGLLVLFAVQALFGLSIAVTPIALVIVALGGLPGALVVLVLSLFGVAFVP
- a CDS encoding S8 family serine peptidase, with amino-acid sequence MPSIRSVLTVSAVVVFVLLVGSFAAMPTADDGADGEPRAENLTPGPTGDGVTVAVVDTGIDDGHVGLEGRVVDRIDLTDDGDDADSDEADVGVDEHGHGTHVAGIVAGSGEGEDGDAGLAPGAALVDVRVLSEEGEGDADRIADGIEYAVDEAGADIVVLSLNVDGVDDEPIDASVAHATEQGTVVVASAGNSATTRSITTPGATPEMITVGATAKDGSVLEHSSRGPTDDGHLKPELVAPGEDIPGPAVGTGEEYTTRTGTSVAAPQVAATAALLLETEPSLSPQEIESRLASTARPLEGADVYAAGAGKLDVDRALEPNIVVDEGVIDFGLVDDDEPVTQTVTVENHDDQVHDLSLEADVTNLDIEMDGGEVDGDGVSGGEVDGDGVSGGEVDGDGVSGDKVDEATTDGGDAVANETLSVNRSELTLEPGERAAVELTVDADADAGVHSGALAYAVDGEPRTVPVGFVRGGEVTVEKRPLSAGDRVDGDPLFFFSEDGTHSGIQDFEDGETSFVGGGGTYVLWSKGVDQETGSIVFLSERVDIDGEKRVVLDESETIPVGVDAEPIVEKYGPLENNSVVASMSTMAGDSTQRLSRTLLDADNRTVRVSEDPDNAIATTYLLTPDSDDELETADVFQLHHETSSAEWASPVEISPSDLETTAYRIHRPTQDLPLEAQDRTTTRFEWNDPARYWFELGDSGDQRVHRTTTGVSHDRELRGDGWRAIVDDRTAESTDVLAHPLTAVVDSVAVENHTVTIEGEPLADGAGTELYVSAEHSLTTAVGDEVVDVVESDEPELLARDVPIDHDEPLTVELAGNNSDGWLSTNTKATVTIDEPRPGEPLEAPLVRDVDVDADETNAAGPGEVTVALEVDDLRSVSSRSVWYAPDGPETPPWDESTGWERADTGYEDGRLTATLDVPEDADTVSLAAELEADGDRVRTMTADAFYAGEAPNTSTRTISGQLLTHDGTPADNDTVLAAPVDGDDAPTIDRTDEDGTFDLEVPADETYTLAYRRGEPWQLNASLEDERPAFAALDRVTVDEDVTLEETLLRATPVDIEIVDERGEAVPNATVELGHRAANASVGATVDSDADGMVRLPSADESGISLSGAVTATIDPPEEGPYVDRTYRTNVTVDEPRSVTVEIETEPPEASLETNREWMLEGTPVTLDAGASDVQAGAEEYRWDLTGDGSTDEVTPQPVLRHEPEPGTTEVTVTVVDEAGATDDASATVRVDPLEE
- a CDS encoding HTH domain-containing protein, producing MSADKFADAAPIALESTGDCRIDCYVRASVPGPLVETVDAVVGRLERLREREQIAAYRVTDWPPEHHIGGDSGVGTRDDLVTEFERWASRHGHSLEPAFRRRERPTTYGWGACDWREQVRVPLVALAVYDESADTDEATDDDAMKGLRAVVPYTERPGTAGQRTHTVREWLRRADPEGDAASAHPGDHGEVVLLEGRQ